Proteins from a genomic interval of Streptomyces sp. Tu6071:
- a CDS encoding ABC transporter permease encodes MASTETSTRLNKDPGSEGDGDLAGLDALETAGGAGGTGRPGAREVLVRKVLPPLISVVLVLAVWQILVWAKVTDSYKLPSPGAVWGELSDAWTQGKLLGYIWTSVSRGLFGFLLALVIGTPLGLLVSRVRFVRAAIGPILSGLQSLPSVAWVPPAVLWLGLNSSMMYAVILLGAVPSIANGLVSGVDQVPPLYLRAGRTLGATGLRGTWHIVLPAALPGYLAGLKQGWAFSWRSLMAAEIIASSPDLGIGLGQLLENGRTNSSMSMVFLAIFLILIVGIAIDLLIFSPLERRVLRTRGLLVRS; translated from the coding sequence ATGGCCAGCACTGAGACAAGCACCCGGCTGAACAAGGACCCGGGGAGCGAGGGGGACGGCGACCTCGCCGGGCTCGACGCGCTCGAAACGGCGGGCGGCGCGGGCGGCACGGGGCGTCCCGGGGCGCGCGAGGTCCTGGTCCGCAAGGTCCTGCCGCCCCTCATCTCGGTCGTCCTCGTCCTCGCCGTGTGGCAGATCCTCGTCTGGGCGAAGGTCACCGACTCCTACAAGCTGCCCTCGCCGGGCGCGGTGTGGGGCGAGCTGAGCGACGCGTGGACGCAGGGAAAGCTGCTCGGCTACATCTGGACGAGCGTCTCGCGGGGCCTCTTCGGCTTCCTCCTCGCGCTCGTCATCGGCACGCCGCTCGGGCTGCTCGTCTCGCGGGTGCGCTTCGTGCGCGCGGCGATCGGGCCCATCCTCTCCGGGCTCCAGTCGCTGCCCTCGGTCGCGTGGGTGCCGCCCGCCGTGCTGTGGCTCGGGCTCAACAGCTCGATGATGTACGCCGTGATTCTCCTCGGCGCGGTCCCCTCGATCGCCAACGGCCTCGTCTCCGGCGTCGACCAGGTGCCCCCGCTGTACCTGCGGGCCGGGCGCACGCTCGGCGCGACGGGCCTGCGCGGCACCTGGCACATCGTGCTGCCCGCCGCACTGCCCGGCTACCTCGCGGGGCTCAAGCAGGGGTGGGCGTTCTCGTGGCGCTCGCTCATGGCCGCCGAGATCATCGCGTCCTCGCCCGATCTCGGCATCGGCCTCGGACAGTTGCTGGAGAACGGCCGTACCAACAGCAGCATGTCGATGGTGTTCCTCGCGATCTTCCTCATCCTGATCGTCGGCATCGCGATCGACCTGCTCATCTTCAGCCCGCTGGAGCGCAGGGTGCTGCGCACGCGCGGGCTGCTCGTCAGGAGCTGA
- a CDS encoding carotenoid oxygenase family protein, which translates to MPTAFDPTRVPHLNGPFAPVTDEVDAVDLTVVGELPEALDGVYLRNGPNPRFTPVGSYLYPLDGDGMVHGVWLSGGRARYRNRFVRTEAMRAEERAGRALWGGLESLILPDASEVGEDLADTFKPLPDINVVRHAGRLLALAESDCPYRLAPGLDTLGRETFDGRLPAGITAHPKTDPVTGELAAFCYALEPPYLTWSLIGPDGTVRRGPTPVAGVDEPRMIHDMALTAHYLVLVLAPAFFTLDEALRGGSFLHWRPERGTRLALIPRDGGPVRWAEDEAFWLWHTVNAYERPGDGDVVLDYVQWPELSLGARHERRSAPGAAHGLTRAVVDPVAGTVRRTRLDDARVELPRIDDRVLSRPHDRLAVAAGSGRARDLLPGEYDALRFYEVGGPEIAAVSWDAGDLAVGEPVFAPEPGTRDSARGWWLTFATDRTDGSSRLLVLSAAAPGSGPVAEVRVPVRVPLGLHGSWLPTEE; encoded by the coding sequence ATGCCGACCGCCTTCGACCCCACCCGCGTCCCCCACCTCAACGGCCCCTTCGCCCCCGTCACGGACGAGGTCGACGCCGTGGACCTGACGGTCGTCGGGGAGCTGCCGGAGGCACTGGACGGCGTGTACCTGCGCAACGGGCCCAATCCCCGGTTCACCCCGGTCGGCAGCTACCTCTACCCGCTCGACGGTGACGGCATGGTGCACGGCGTGTGGCTCTCCGGCGGGCGGGCCAGGTACCGGAACCGGTTCGTACGGACCGAGGCGATGCGCGCCGAGGAGCGCGCCGGGCGGGCGCTGTGGGGCGGCCTGGAATCGCTGATCCTGCCGGACGCGTCCGAGGTCGGGGAAGACCTCGCCGATACCTTCAAGCCGCTGCCCGACATCAACGTGGTCCGGCACGCGGGGCGGCTGCTCGCGCTCGCCGAGTCCGACTGCCCGTACCGCCTCGCCCCCGGGCTCGACACGCTCGGCAGGGAGACCTTCGACGGCCGGCTGCCCGCCGGGATCACCGCGCACCCCAAGACCGATCCGGTGACCGGCGAACTGGCCGCCTTCTGCTACGCGCTGGAGCCCCCGTACCTCACGTGGTCGCTCATCGGCCCGGACGGGACGGTACGGCGCGGCCCGACGCCGGTCGCGGGCGTGGACGAGCCCCGCATGATCCACGACATGGCGCTCACCGCGCACTACCTCGTCCTGGTCCTCGCGCCCGCCTTCTTCACCCTGGACGAGGCGCTGCGCGGCGGTTCCTTCCTCCACTGGCGCCCCGAGCGCGGCACGCGCCTCGCGCTGATCCCGCGCGACGGCGGCCCCGTGCGCTGGGCGGAGGACGAGGCGTTCTGGCTGTGGCACACCGTCAACGCCTACGAGCGGCCCGGGGACGGAGACGTCGTCCTGGACTACGTGCAGTGGCCGGAACTGTCCCTCGGGGCGCGCCACGAGCGCCGTTCCGCGCCGGGGGCCGCGCACGGGCTCACGCGCGCCGTCGTCGACCCCGTCGCGGGCACGGTGCGCCGCACGCGGCTCGACGACGCGCGCGTGGAGCTGCCCCGTATCGACGACCGCGTCCTCTCCCGCCCGCACGACCGCCTCGCCGTCGCCGCGGGCAGCGGACGCGCGCGGGACCTGCTGCCGGGCGAGTACGACGCGCTGCGCTTCTACGAGGTGGGAGGGCCGGAGATCGCCGCCGTGAGCTGGGACGCGGGCGACCTCGCGGTGGGCGAGCCGGTCTTCGCGCCCGAGCCGGGCACGCGGGACAGCGCGCGCGGCTGGTGGCTCACCTTCGCGACCGACCGCACGGACGGGTCGAGCCGCCTCCTCGTGCTGTCCGCCGCGGCCCCTGGCTCCGGACCGGTCGCGGAGGTCCGTGTCCCGGTCCGCGTCCCGCTCGGGCTGCACGGGAGCTGGCTGCCGACCGAGGAGTGA
- a CDS encoding GNAT family N-acetyltransferase gives MVGRVTPELRTERLVLSPYVRADEEDFVSLFQTAAFGEHFGDGMQSPEQDRALFARIFSYVYAEERFPVWAVRLDGAYAGHAEIKPSPAPWLDGHEIVYGLAPRHQHRGLGTEVAAALTAYGHETLGLAEVHATVDSHNAPSLTLLERLGYARRREVKEDDGHVTCLLTSTAEGWAARG, from the coding sequence ATGGTGGGCCGCGTGACTCCGGAACTGCGCACCGAGCGCCTGGTACTGAGCCCGTACGTCCGAGCCGACGAGGAGGACTTCGTCTCCCTCTTCCAGACGGCCGCCTTCGGCGAGCACTTCGGCGACGGCATGCAGTCGCCCGAGCAGGACCGCGCCCTGTTCGCGCGGATCTTCAGCTACGTCTACGCCGAGGAGCGCTTCCCCGTGTGGGCGGTGCGGCTCGACGGGGCGTACGCCGGGCACGCCGAGATCAAGCCCTCGCCCGCGCCGTGGCTCGACGGGCACGAGATCGTCTACGGCCTCGCCCCGCGCCACCAGCACCGGGGCCTCGGCACGGAGGTCGCGGCGGCGCTCACGGCGTACGGCCACGAGACCCTGGGCCTCGCGGAGGTCCACGCGACGGTCGACTCCCACAACGCCCCCTCCCTCACCCTCCTCGAACGCCTCGGCTACGCGCGCCGCCGCGAGGTCAAGGAGGACGACGGCCACGTGACGTGCCTGCTGACCTCGACGGCGGAAGGCTGGGCGGCGCGTGGCTGA
- a CDS encoding aliphatic sulfonate ABC transporter substrate-binding protein, with product MPSARLRRSLAAATALPLLALVATACGYGSDSDDGDKASKAPVAAGAKKLSASSVRIGYFPNLTHATALVGIEKGLFQKELGATAVKPSTFNAGPSEIEALNSGSIDIGFIGPSPSINGFTQSQGKSLRIIGGSASGGVKLVVNPKKIKSLDDVKGKRIATPQLGNTQDVAFLNWAAEKGWKVDAQSGKGDVSVVRSDNKVTPDAYKSGSIDGAWVPEPTASKLVSEGAKEILDERDLWPDKKFVITNIIVSQKFLSEHPDVVEAVLRGSVTTNKWIKDNDEAAKTAANDALKKLSGKALPAEQLDPAWKSIEILDDPLAATLQAEADHAVKAGLLKKPQLKGIYDLGPLNKVLKAEGRPAVDDAGLGVK from the coding sequence GTGCCTTCCGCAAGACTGCGCCGCTCGCTCGCCGCGGCCACCGCCCTGCCCCTGCTCGCCCTCGTCGCCACGGCCTGCGGCTACGGCTCGGACTCGGACGACGGCGACAAGGCGTCGAAGGCGCCCGTCGCCGCCGGCGCCAAGAAGCTCTCGGCGTCGAGCGTGCGGATCGGGTACTTCCCGAACCTCACCCACGCGACCGCCCTCGTCGGCATCGAGAAGGGCCTGTTCCAGAAGGAGCTGGGCGCGACCGCGGTCAAGCCGTCGACCTTCAACGCCGGGCCCTCCGAGATCGAGGCGCTCAACTCCGGTTCGATCGACATCGGTTTCATCGGCCCGTCGCCCTCCATCAACGGCTTCACGCAGTCGCAGGGCAAGTCCTTGCGGATCATCGGGGGTTCGGCCTCCGGCGGGGTCAAGCTCGTCGTGAACCCGAAGAAGATCAAGTCGCTCGACGACGTCAAGGGCAAGCGCATCGCGACCCCGCAGCTCGGCAACACGCAGGACGTCGCCTTCCTCAACTGGGCGGCGGAGAAGGGCTGGAAGGTCGACGCGCAGAGCGGCAAGGGCGACGTGTCGGTCGTCCGCTCCGACAACAAGGTGACGCCGGACGCCTACAAGTCCGGTTCCATCGACGGGGCGTGGGTGCCCGAGCCGACCGCGTCGAAGCTCGTTTCGGAGGGGGCGAAGGAGATCCTCGACGAGCGGGACCTGTGGCCCGACAAGAAGTTCGTGATCACGAACATCATCGTGTCGCAGAAGTTCCTGAGCGAGCACCCGGACGTCGTCGAGGCGGTGCTGCGCGGCTCGGTCACGACCAACAAGTGGATCAAGGACAACGACGAGGCGGCGAAGACCGCCGCGAACGACGCGCTGAAGAAGCTGAGCGGCAAGGCCCTGCCCGCCGAGCAGCTCGACCCGGCGTGGAAGTCCATCGAGATCCTCGACGACCCGCTCGCCGCGACGCTCCAGGCCGAGGCCGACCACGCGGTCAAGGCCGGGCTCCTCAAGAAGCCGCAGCTCAAGGGGATCTACGACCTCGGGCCGCTCAACAAGGTGCTCAAGGCGGAGGGCCGGCCGGCGGTGGACGACGCCGGACTCGGCGTGAAGTAG
- a CDS encoding sirohydrochlorin chelatase, which translates to MPASRPALLVVAHGSRDPRHAATVRELVARVERLRPGLAVETAFLDFVEPSVPEALERLAAAGAGAREVVALPLLLTRAFHAKSDIPAVLDAASRALPGRRVRVRLARVLGPSPLLTAALERRLAEAGVRRAERASTAVVLAAAGSSDPEAATVLEGLARQWRGAGWGAVRLAYASARGPRTKEAVRALRAAGWARIAVAPYVLAPGFLPDRIARGARESGADVLAEALGPAPEVARLLVRRYEDALLAPRPRLAAAA; encoded by the coding sequence ATGCCCGCGTCCCGCCCCGCCCTGCTGGTCGTCGCGCACGGCAGCCGCGATCCGCGCCATGCCGCGACGGTGCGTGAACTCGTCGCGCGCGTCGAACGGTTGCGGCCGGGGCTCGCCGTCGAGACGGCGTTCCTCGACTTCGTCGAGCCGTCCGTGCCGGAGGCGCTGGAGCGGCTCGCGGCGGCAGGGGCGGGGGCGCGCGAGGTCGTCGCGCTGCCGCTGCTGCTCACACGCGCCTTCCACGCCAAGAGCGACATCCCGGCGGTGCTCGACGCGGCGAGCCGCGCGCTGCCGGGGCGGCGGGTGCGGGTGCGGCTCGCGCGCGTGCTCGGTCCCTCGCCGCTCCTGACGGCGGCCCTGGAGCGGCGGCTCGCGGAGGCGGGGGTACGGCGAGCCGAACGCGCCTCGACCGCCGTCGTGCTCGCCGCGGCCGGGTCGAGCGACCCGGAGGCCGCCACCGTGCTCGAAGGGCTCGCGCGGCAGTGGCGGGGCGCGGGCTGGGGCGCGGTGCGGCTCGCGTACGCCTCGGCGCGCGGGCCGCGTACCAAGGAGGCGGTACGGGCGCTGCGCGCGGCGGGCTGGGCGCGGATCGCGGTCGCGCCGTACGTCCTCGCCCCCGGTTTCCTCCCCGACCGCATCGCGCGGGGCGCGCGCGAGTCCGGCGCGGACGTCCTCGCGGAGGCGCTGGGTCCCGCGCCCGAGGTCGCGCGGCTCCTCGTACGGCGGTACGAGGACGCGCTGCTCGCGCCGAGGCCCCGGCTCGCGGCGGCAGCCTGA
- a CDS encoding ABC transporter ATP-binding protein, which yields MATTYAEATDGSTRDAGPAARLAHVSKSFPTPAGQHLVLDDISLDVAPGEFVTLLGASGCGKSTLLNLVAGLDAPSTGEISTPGARPALMFQEHALFPWLTAGKNIELALKLRGVPRPERRPKAEELLNVVRLEGAYGKRVHELSGGMRQRVALARALAQDSRVLLMDEPFAALDAITRDLLHDELTRVWRETRLSVLFVTHNVREAVRLAERVVLLSSRPGRIAREWRVDIPQPRRIEDTAVAELSAEITEELRGEIRRHGQH from the coding sequence ATGGCGACGACGTACGCCGAGGCCACGGACGGCAGTACGCGTGACGCGGGTCCCGCCGCCCGGCTCGCCCACGTCTCCAAGTCCTTTCCCACCCCCGCCGGGCAGCACCTCGTGCTCGACGACATCTCGCTCGACGTCGCCCCCGGCGAGTTCGTGACCCTGCTCGGGGCCTCCGGCTGTGGCAAGTCGACGTTGCTCAACCTCGTCGCCGGGCTCGACGCGCCGTCGACGGGCGAGATCAGCACGCCGGGCGCGCGGCCCGCGCTCATGTTCCAGGAGCACGCGCTGTTCCCCTGGCTCACGGCGGGCAAGAACATCGAGCTGGCGCTCAAGCTGCGCGGCGTGCCGAGGCCGGAACGGCGGCCGAAGGCCGAGGAGTTGCTGAATGTCGTACGGCTCGAAGGGGCGTACGGGAAGCGCGTGCACGAGCTGTCCGGCGGGATGCGGCAGCGCGTGGCGCTCGCCCGCGCGCTCGCGCAGGACAGCAGGGTCCTGCTCATGGACGAGCCGTTCGCCGCGCTCGACGCGATCACCAGGGACCTGCTCCACGACGAGCTGACCCGGGTATGGCGCGAGACGCGGCTCTCGGTGCTCTTCGTGACGCACAACGTGCGCGAGGCGGTGCGGCTCGCGGAGCGCGTCGTGCTGCTCTCCTCGCGCCCGGGACGGATCGCGCGCGAGTGGCGCGTGGACATCCCGCAGCCGCGCCGTATCGAGGACACCGCCGTGGCGGAGCTGTCCGCCGAGATCACCGAGGAACTGCGGGGGGAGATCCGCCGTCATGGCCAGCACTGA
- a CDS encoding ketopantoate reductase family protein: MRYIVVGTGAVGGTVGARLAGSGREVVCVARGAHREALERDGLRLVTPEGEHVERVRVVGGPEELGELRADDVLLLAVKSQDTVAALDAWAPRPVAGGGTAGERLPVLCLQNGVANERTALRRFARVVGVCVWLPSTFLEAGVVGAGGDPLTGILHLGAYPPGRPEPVLEAVAADLRASRFDAPLPADVMPWKYGKLLDNLPNAIEALTGPVEGPDALALVDEARAEGIAVLEAAGIATVGEEEARAARGERMRLLPVPGVPRGGGSTWQSLKRGAASVEADWLNGEIVLLGRLHGVPAPVNETLRTLVNELARTGGGPGARTPAEVRERIARAARE, from the coding sequence ATGCGATACATCGTGGTCGGGACAGGGGCCGTCGGCGGGACCGTGGGCGCGCGGCTCGCGGGGAGCGGACGCGAGGTGGTGTGCGTCGCGCGCGGGGCGCACCGGGAGGCCCTGGAGCGGGACGGGCTGCGGCTCGTGACACCCGAGGGGGAGCACGTGGAGCGCGTGCGCGTGGTCGGTGGGCCCGAGGAGCTGGGGGAGCTGCGCGCGGACGACGTGCTGCTGCTCGCCGTCAAGAGCCAGGACACCGTGGCGGCGCTGGACGCGTGGGCACCGCGTCCCGTCGCGGGCGGCGGTACGGCGGGGGAGCGGCTGCCCGTGCTGTGCCTCCAGAACGGCGTCGCGAACGAGCGCACGGCGCTGCGCCGCTTCGCTAGGGTCGTCGGCGTGTGCGTGTGGCTGCCGTCCACGTTCCTCGAAGCGGGCGTCGTCGGCGCGGGCGGCGACCCGCTCACCGGCATCCTGCACCTCGGCGCCTACCCGCCGGGCCGCCCCGAGCCCGTCCTCGAAGCCGTCGCGGCCGACCTGCGCGCGAGCCGCTTCGACGCGCCGCTGCCCGCCGACGTCATGCCCTGGAAGTACGGCAAGCTGCTCGACAACCTCCCCAACGCGATCGAGGCGTTGACGGGGCCGGTCGAGGGCCCCGACGCCCTCGCCCTCGTCGACGAGGCGCGCGCGGAGGGCATCGCGGTGCTCGAAGCGGCCGGGATCGCGACGGTGGGCGAGGAGGAGGCGCGTGCCGCGCGCGGTGAGCGGATGCGGCTGCTCCCCGTGCCCGGCGTCCCGCGCGGCGGCGGCTCCACGTGGCAGAGCCTCAAGCGCGGGGCCGCCTCGGTCGAGGCCGACTGGCTCAACGGCGAGATCGTCCTCCTCGGCCGCCTGCACGGCGTTCCCGCCCCGGTCAACGAGACCCTGCGCACCCTCGTCAACGAACTGGCACGCACGGGCGGCGGCCCCGGCGCCCGCACACCCGCCGAGGTCCGCGAACGGATCGCGAGGGCGGCACGGGAGTAG